ACATCCATCTCCCGATCGCGCCGGTCGAACACCAGTACACCATCACGGAGCCGCTCGCCGAACTCGATGGCCGGGCGCAGGACGTCACCGGCGATCCCGTATACGAGAACTACAAGTCGGTCTCCGGCGACAAGAGCGAGGTTCTCCTCCAGGACCCCGACCGACCGATCCTCCGGGATCAGGACAACGCGATGTACTTCCGGACGCACGGTGATCGGTACGGGATCGGATCGTACAACCACGAATCCATCGTCCCCGATCCCGCAGAGCTGGGCGGCAACGAGGAGGATGGCAACCAGGCGTCGGTCCACGACTTCACCGAGTACCACCTCAACAACGCGACCCACCCCGACCGCCAGGAGAAAGCGCCGCGAACGGCGAGCGACGAGCTCATCCCCGCCACGGAGGGTGCGAACCTCGATCACAAGTACAACGGGATGTACTCCGCGTCGCCGAACGGACTCCCGGTTCTCGGCCCGGTTCAGGAGTGCGAGGGACTCTGGACGGCCGCAGCGATCTGGATCACTCACGCCGGCGGCGCGGGCAAGGCGCTCGCCGAGTGGATGGAGACCGGGGTTCCCCGCCTCCCCGACGGTCCAATCGACCTCCGGAACTGCAACGTCAACCGGTTCGCGCCCCACGAGGGGAGCTGGGACTTCGCCCGCGATCTCGGTGCCGAGGAGTACCAGAACATCTACAGCATCGTTCATCCGAAGTGGGTCTGGACGGAACACCAGCGCGACATCCGGCGAACGCCGATGTACCACAGCCACAGGGAACGCGACGCCGAACTGTGGGCCGAGGCCGGCTGGGAGGAGCCACACTGGTTCGACTCGAACGCGGATCTCCTCGCGGAGTACGGCGATCGCATCCCGAACCGGGAGGGATGGGAAGGGAAATACTGGTCACCGATCGAGGGAGCAGAGGCGCTGAACGTCCGCAACGGCGTCGGGCTCCACGATATGACGTCGTTCAACAAGATGGAGATCGTCGGGAGCAACGCCGGCGAGTTCCTCCAGTATCTGTGTACGAACGATATGGATCTCGACGTGGGACAGATCCGCTATACCCTCATGTGCAACGAGGGCGGCGGCGTTCGCGCCGACATCACCGTCACTCGGGTTGGTGAGGATCGCTACCTCCTGCTGACGACCGGTCGGGAGGTCGGGAGCAACCACCTCGCGTGGGTCCGAAGCCAGGCTCCCGACGACGTGGTGGTCAACGATGTGACCTCCAACCTCGCGGCGATGGTCTGCACCGGCCCCGACGCCCGAAAGACCCTCTCGAAGGTGATCGACGCCGATCTCTCGGACGAGGCGTTCCCGTTCTATTCGAGCCAGCGCACGTTCGTGGAGAACATCCCCGTGACCGCGCTCCGACTGTCCTACGCCGGCGAACTCGGCTGGGAACTCTACACCCCCTCGGAGTACGGCGAACGCCTCTGGGAGCACGTCATGGACGCGGGCGCGGAGTTCGACATTCGGCCGTACGGCAACGGCGCGCTCGACTCGCTCCGGATCGAGAAGGGCTTTCGACTCTGGGGCGAGGACCTCCACACCGAGCACGACCCCTACGAGGCGGGACTCGGGTTTGCGGTCGATCTCGACACCGACTTCCTCGGGAAAGAGGCGGTCGAAGCTGCCGCGAACGGCGATCTCGATCAGAAGGTGGCCTGTCTCACGCTCGACGATCCCGAGCAGATGGTGCTCGCCGACCGGCCGGTGCTGGAACGGGACGGGGACGAGGTTCTGGGATACGTCCACGCCGCCGAGTACGGCTACAGTGTGGGTTCCTGCGTAGTCTACACCTACCTCCCACCTGCGTACGCCGAACCGGGTACCGAGGTCGACGTGCACTACGAAGGCGACCGCTACGCGGCGACGGTGCAGGAGGAGCCGCTGCTGTGATCCAGAAATCGAGCGCCTGTTGAGCGAACGGTCGGGAAACCTGTTTCAACCACCCCGATAAGCTATATCGTGGCGGGCGTATCGGGGTCCATGCGTTTAGTCCAGGTCCTCGTTCCGGAGGGGACACGCGAGGTGATCCTCGGGGAACTCGACGAGGAATGAATCGATTACGCGGTGTGGGAGGAGACGGGTCGCGGCGAGTTCGAGGCGGTCGTCTCCTTTCCGATTCCGCCGAGTGGCGTCGAGCCCGACCTCGCCCGTCGTGGGATCGTTCTCCAGGTTGGCTGCCTCGTGCTGGCTATCGTCTGTGCCGCCGTCCTGGACTTGAACCTCAAAACGACTGTGCTCGTTCCACCGGGACTCGATATCACCGAAGTGCCCCAGATCGCGGAGCGGACACAGCCGAACTTTCTCGCGCTCGGCTCCGGGATCGCGGCCTCAATCAGCAGCTGCCGTCCCACCGAACCTCGCCACGGTGATCGACAGACGTCTGAGCCGGACAACCGGGAGACCGGTGAACGTGCAGGTCGTGTTCACTCGGACCCAAAATCCGACGGGTGACGCGACGCGCTCGGAAAGGCGTTCCAGTCGTTCGACGATCACTGACCGTCGCTCCACGCTTCGTCCGGCCTCGCTGTCGGCGCGCGGTGCGTGATTGGAGCGAAGCCTCAGGGATCGACACAGCGAACAGTCCGTACCATATAATTAACTCCTCTCGTCACCTGTCGAAATCCGAACGAACGATGAGAGTTGGATTCGAGGGCGAAATCGAGCGCGTGCGAGTCGCGGTGTGGCTCGCTACGGCCGTTCTTGCCGCCGCGATCGCGTACGTCGCGTGGCGGTACGTGGGAACGGTTGTGCTCGGTGTGTTCGTCTACTACGTGACGCGACCGGTGTTCCAGCGCCTCGATGCGCGCCTCGGATCGCGGACGCTCGCTGTCGTGACCGCGCTCGTCACCGTCTCGTTGCCGGCCCTCGGCCTTGTAGCGTGGACGCTCGTGATCGCTGTCGGACAGTTTTCGCGGGCTTTCGGTGCGGACGTGCCCGTCGAGCTCGACGGACTACTGGGGCCGTACGCCAGCGCAACGACCATCACGAGCGGGCTCGAAGCGACGCTGCGCCGCGTGCTGAACGACCCGCGTCAACTGCTCGCGCTCGATCTGGAGCGGTTTCTCGCGCCCGTGATCGACGCCGTGGCTGCGTCGTTCGGCACGCTGGTCAACGTGGGTCTCCACCTGTTCATCACGCTCGTCATCGCCTTCTACCTGCTTCGTGACGACTACCGTATCGCCCAGTGGGGCCGGAGCACGTTCGTGAGCGAGGGCGGCGTCACCGAGGCGTATCTCTCGGCGATGGATCGCGACCTCAAGAACGTCTACTTCGGGAACGTCCTGAACGCGCTCGCGACCGGTATCCTCGGCGTCGTGGTGTACGTCACGCTCAACCTCTTCGCTCCCGAAACCGTTCGGGTCCCTGAACCGGTGCTCGTCGGGCTGTTGGTCGGGGTGGGAAGCCTCGTGCCTCTCATCGGAATGAAGATCGTCTGGGTGCCGCTTGCGGTGGTGCTGTTCGTCGACGCGCTCGTCACCGACCCGGAGACGCTCTGGTTCCCGACCGCGTTCGCGCTGGTGTCGGTGGCGATCGTCGACTACATCCCGGATCAACTGCTTCGTCCGTACGTCAGCGGCCGATCGCTCCACGTCGGCCTCGTGATGTTGGCCTACACGTTCGGCCCGCTGCTCTTCGGCTGGTACGGCATCTTCCTCGGCCCGCTGATCCTCGTCGTCGTGTTCGAGTTCGCCCGCACGCTGTTCCCGTGGGTCACCGCTGGCGACCGCTCGGCGAGTACTGAGTCGGTTCCTTCGGCCGTGGACGACCAGTCGGCGGAGGAAGAGTCGAACGCGCCAGAGTCCGGATCGACAGCTCCGGCTGGTGAGTCTGACGACATCGGTGGAACGGATGGAACCGTCGGAAACGGGGGCGCAGCGCGGGACGAGTAGCGCCCACCGAACGGAATCGAACCGCGTTCAGGCGACGACGT
The genomic region above belongs to Halococcus saccharolyticus DSM 5350 and contains:
- a CDS encoding AI-2E family transporter; the encoded protein is MRVGFEGEIERVRVAVWLATAVLAAAIAYVAWRYVGTVVLGVFVYYVTRPVFQRLDARLGSRTLAVVTALVTVSLPALGLVAWTLVIAVGQFSRAFGADVPVELDGLLGPYASATTITSGLEATLRRVLNDPRQLLALDLERFLAPVIDAVAASFGTLVNVGLHLFITLVIAFYLLRDDYRIAQWGRSTFVSEGGVTEAYLSAMDRDLKNVYFGNVLNALATGILGVVVYVTLNLFAPETVRVPEPVLVGLLVGVGSLVPLIGMKIVWVPLAVVLFVDALVTDPETLWFPTAFALVSVAIVDYIPDQLLRPYVSGRSLHVGLVMLAYTFGPLLFGWYGIFLGPLILVVVFEFARTLFPWVTAGDRSASTESVPSAVDDQSAEEESNAPESGSTAPAGESDDIGGTDGTVGNGGAARDE
- a CDS encoding GcvT family protein, whose translation is MGNANTMPSEAGTVVIGAGIVGCNTAYHLADLGREDVLVVDRGPLPTTGGSSTHAPGIMFQTDEPKVLSKFATYSRRLYSSLERDESEPVYNETGGIEVARSDERMDYLQRRVEWATAWGVPDPQLLSPDEVAEKLPLVDPDVIEGGYYSPTDGQASGVRACAALAEEAEAMGAEFVGHTAVEDIETDGDGVRAIVTENGRVECDEVVVATNIWARQLSEKLDIHLPIAPVEHQYTITEPLAELDGRAQDVTGDPVYENYKSVSGDKSEVLLQDPDRPILRDQDNAMYFRTHGDRYGIGSYNHESIVPDPAELGGNEEDGNQASVHDFTEYHLNNATHPDRQEKAPRTASDELIPATEGANLDHKYNGMYSASPNGLPVLGPVQECEGLWTAAAIWITHAGGAGKALAEWMETGVPRLPDGPIDLRNCNVNRFAPHEGSWDFARDLGAEEYQNIYSIVHPKWVWTEHQRDIRRTPMYHSHRERDAELWAEAGWEEPHWFDSNADLLAEYGDRIPNREGWEGKYWSPIEGAEALNVRNGVGLHDMTSFNKMEIVGSNAGEFLQYLCTNDMDLDVGQIRYTLMCNEGGGVRADITVTRVGEDRYLLLTTGREVGSNHLAWVRSQAPDDVVVNDVTSNLAAMVCTGPDARKTLSKVIDADLSDEAFPFYSSQRTFVENIPVTALRLSYAGELGWELYTPSEYGERLWEHVMDAGAEFDIRPYGNGALDSLRIEKGFRLWGEDLHTEHDPYEAGLGFAVDLDTDFLGKEAVEAAANGDLDQKVACLTLDDPEQMVLADRPVLERDGDEVLGYVHAAEYGYSVGSCVVYTYLPPAYAEPGTEVDVHYEGDRYAATVQEEPLL